A region from the Altererythrobacter sp. H2 genome encodes:
- a CDS encoding MDR family MFS transporter, with protein sequence MTEILAAQDTSIGPAGGRKNADVTAWVAVAAGALGAMLATLDISIVNSALPVIQGEIGATGAEGTWIATSFLVAEIVVIPLSAWLERLFGLRTLLIIAVSAFTAFSVLCGIATDLTTMIIGRTGQGFTGGVLIPTAMTIVAKRLPPHQQPIGMALFGMTVVLGPVMGPLIGGWLTENLSWHYAFFVNVPVCAILLLLLFIGLPHEKPKWEYLTDADWAGILGLILGLGGLTVVLEEGHREEWFESSLIRWLTVVTIIGFACLIYGQVKARKPVLKLQLLFNRQFASVAIMALALGMVMYGSTYVIPQFLAIISDYNAFQTGLVIFWMGVPAFLLMPVLPLMIRKVDIRIAVGTGMLLMAISCFVSTSLTAESGGAVFTESQLIRGAGMILAMMFLNQATVASVAKEDAGDASGIFNAARNLGGSFALSALASFQDQRIWHHTRRMEETLNANSVSLQTYLDGLARSLGDMERAMAALGGTLQREAFIMTYNDVFLVMGLLTLATVPLVLFLKPLPENVSLSMH encoded by the coding sequence ATGACCGAGATACTGGCAGCGCAGGACACTTCGATCGGGCCGGCCGGGGGCCGAAAGAACGCAGACGTGACTGCCTGGGTCGCTGTGGCCGCGGGCGCGCTTGGCGCCATGCTCGCGACGCTGGACATATCAATCGTCAATTCCGCACTCCCCGTCATTCAGGGCGAGATCGGTGCCACAGGCGCCGAAGGCACCTGGATTGCTACGTCATTTCTCGTTGCTGAAATCGTCGTCATTCCGCTGAGCGCTTGGCTCGAACGGCTGTTCGGTCTGCGAACCCTCCTCATCATCGCGGTTAGCGCGTTCACCGCATTTTCGGTGCTATGCGGGATTGCAACCGACCTTACGACCATGATCATCGGCCGAACGGGTCAGGGATTCACGGGCGGGGTCCTCATTCCGACCGCAATGACTATTGTGGCTAAACGATTACCGCCGCACCAACAGCCAATCGGAATGGCCCTGTTCGGCATGACTGTGGTTCTTGGCCCCGTGATGGGGCCATTGATCGGCGGCTGGCTGACCGAGAACCTGAGCTGGCACTATGCCTTTTTCGTCAATGTGCCAGTCTGCGCAATCCTGCTGCTCTTGCTGTTTATCGGGCTGCCTCACGAGAAGCCCAAGTGGGAATATCTCACGGACGCCGATTGGGCTGGCATTCTCGGGCTGATCCTCGGACTGGGCGGTCTGACTGTTGTACTCGAGGAAGGGCACCGTGAGGAATGGTTCGAGTCCTCACTCATTCGCTGGCTAACGGTGGTGACCATTATCGGCTTTGCCTGTTTGATTTACGGACAGGTGAAGGCACGCAAGCCAGTCTTGAAGTTGCAGCTCCTGTTCAATCGACAGTTCGCCAGCGTCGCGATCATGGCGCTCGCCCTGGGCATGGTGATGTATGGTTCGACCTATGTCATTCCGCAGTTTCTGGCGATCATCTCTGACTATAATGCTTTTCAGACGGGACTGGTCATCTTCTGGATGGGTGTCCCGGCCTTTCTCCTGATGCCGGTTCTGCCCCTGATGATCCGCAAGGTGGACATCCGCATTGCCGTCGGCACCGGAATGCTGCTGATGGCGATCAGCTGCTTTGTCAGCACGAGTCTGACCGCCGAATCCGGCGGCGCTGTCTTCACTGAAAGTCAGCTTATCCGCGGGGCCGGAATGATACTTGCGATGATGTTCCTGAATCAGGCAACGGTTGCGTCGGTGGCCAAGGAAGACGCGGGCGATGCCTCGGGCATTTTCAACGCGGCCCGCAATCTTGGCGGATCATTCGCCCTCTCGGCCCTCGCTTCGTTCCAGGACCAGCGAATTTGGCACCATACGAGGCGCATGGAAGAAACGCTGAATGCGAACAGCGTTTCGCTGCAGACCTATCTCGACGGACTGGCGCGAAGCTTGGGCGATATGGAACGAGCGATGGCGGCACTCGGCGGCACTCTCCAGCGCGAAGCGTTCATCATGACCTACAATGATGTCTTTCTGGTGATGGGACTTCTCACACTCGCGACAGTCCCGCTTGTTCTGTTCCTCAAGCCGCTTCCGGAAAATGTCTCCCTTTCGATGCACTGA
- a CDS encoding alpha/beta fold hydrolase — MARETFTIEGAGAISLTAEAEGDAYAIPVLLAHGGGQTRRAWRRVVSELAQAGFRAIAFDMRGHGDSDWSPCGAYEMRDFAADLVAAASRLDQKPALVGASLGGLAGLIAEGELAPCSFASLTLVDIAPRMEPSGVMRVVGFMEEHVDSGFASPEEAADVIARYMPHRPRRGASDGLKSYLRQKPDGRFYWHWDPVFIRKIMSARQGDPDSQERQSAMLSQAAANLTLPLHLIRGGSSDLVSEEAVLHLRQLVPHAEYTDIADATHMVVGDANDAFSAAIVDFLGRHHSRDTAQPQGTREL; from the coding sequence ATGGCGAGAGAAACCTTTACGATTGAGGGCGCAGGCGCGATTTCTCTTACAGCCGAGGCTGAGGGGGATGCCTACGCCATACCCGTCCTTCTTGCGCACGGCGGCGGGCAGACACGGCGCGCGTGGAGAAGGGTGGTCAGCGAGTTGGCTCAAGCCGGCTTTCGCGCAATCGCCTTCGACATGCGCGGTCACGGAGACAGCGATTGGTCGCCATGCGGAGCTTACGAAATGCGCGACTTCGCGGCGGATCTGGTCGCTGCAGCGTCGCGCCTGGACCAGAAGCCAGCGCTGGTCGGCGCTTCACTGGGCGGGCTCGCTGGACTGATTGCCGAAGGGGAGCTTGCTCCATGTAGCTTTGCTTCGCTCACATTGGTCGACATTGCCCCGCGCATGGAGCCCAGCGGTGTGATGCGCGTGGTTGGTTTCATGGAAGAGCATGTCGATAGCGGCTTCGCCTCACCAGAGGAGGCGGCCGACGTGATCGCTCGCTACATGCCGCATCGTCCCAGGCGGGGCGCGAGCGATGGTCTGAAAAGCTATCTGCGGCAGAAGCCGGATGGGCGCTTCTATTGGCACTGGGACCCTGTGTTTATCCGTAAAATAATGTCAGCCAGACAAGGCGACCCAGACAGCCAAGAACGTCAATCGGCAATGCTGAGCCAAGCTGCGGCGAATCTCACGCTTCCGCTTCACCTCATCCGAGGCGGCTCTAGCGATCTTGTTTCCGAAGAGGCCGTTTTGCATCTGCGACAACTCGTCCCCCATGCAGAATACACCGATATTGCCGATGCCACGCACATGGTCGTGGGCGATGCGAATGATGCCTTCTCCGCCGCTATCGTCGATTTCCTAGGGCGCCATCACTCTCGCGATACGGCTCAGCCACAGGGGACGAGGGAGCTATGA
- a CDS encoding response regulator encodes MKTAYIDLQPDIVLLDLMMPEIDGFELLEAFSRHDRAEEFRPILVLTADTTLQARRRALSLGAKDFVAKPFDVIEVGLRIANLLETRILYRRLKAC; translated from the coding sequence TTGAAGACCGCGTATATCGATCTCCAGCCGGATATCGTCCTGCTGGACCTGATGATGCCCGAAATCGACGGGTTCGAACTGCTCGAAGCTTTCTCGCGTCATGACCGGGCGGAAGAATTCCGGCCGATCCTCGTTCTGACGGCCGATACGACCTTGCAGGCGCGGCGGCGCGCCCTGTCGCTGGGAGCGAAGGATTTCGTGGCGAAACCCTTCGACGTGATCGAGGTCGGCCTTCGCATTGCCAACCTGCTCGAGACACGCATCCTGTATCGACGTCTCAAAGCGTGCTGA
- a CDS encoding hotdog fold thioesterase, translating into MIDRERLQEMLHIAPFHRWLGLEIATCSAQEIAITMPWREEIVSNPMIGSAHGGILASLVDLTGLYTLLAGGVAARATVDLHVDYHRPATSGPLTAHGQIVKIGRQISVAETRVLEPDGKLVASGRGAYFSSTGSIDHRGGTIELEQALATQGPATSAAQSTPA; encoded by the coding sequence ATGATCGATCGAGAGCGCTTGCAGGAAATGCTGCATATCGCGCCGTTTCACCGATGGCTTGGGCTGGAGATTGCGACATGCTCCGCCCAGGAAATCGCGATCACCATGCCATGGCGCGAAGAGATCGTGTCGAACCCTATGATTGGGTCGGCGCATGGAGGGATCCTGGCTTCACTGGTCGACCTCACCGGGCTTTATACTCTGCTTGCGGGGGGCGTCGCGGCGAGAGCGACGGTCGATCTGCATGTCGATTACCACCGTCCTGCAACCTCAGGACCTCTCACTGCTCACGGACAGATCGTGAAGATCGGGCGACAGATTTCGGTGGCGGAAACCCGGGTTCTCGAGCCCGACGGCAAGTTGGTCGCCAGCGGCAGGGGCGCCTACTTCTCGTCAACAGGATCAATTGATCATCGCGGCGGGACTATTGAACTCGAACAGGCTCTTGCCACCCAAGGCCCAGCGACTTCTGCAGCGCAATCCACGCCAGCGTAA
- a CDS encoding efflux transporter outer membrane subunit, whose translation MRHLLPPIITIALLAGCTAGPDYAGPPEVVSADTGARFVRAGSDVSASDPAVAQWWLLLGDTELTRLVEAALSGNPTLAAAQARIAQARASIRQDRAGRMPSLGAQATTVQGRLPGLDLQGGAPPPSEQTNPDAETDDSLSFYNVGLNANWELEFAGGSRRRIEASNAQAAATVANAEDAKVQLTAQVASTYVNLREAQFRAEQFEAQISLQEEILALTYQRYQRGALPLFPVGTANAELEMLKSQLAEAEADIAVLSDALAILTGQVPGSVDAALTTAHSIPMPPEQVAIGDPASLVARRPDIRAAERSLAASTARIGVAEAARFPKLSFTGILGLGGSSLDDVVDVGDFSALAIPRLQWNFLDFGRVDAAIDQAGAARNEAVANYQQTVLLALQDAERALARFGQQRVALAASMQIKKQADVAADLNRQRFAAGAISKAELNRALREQQQASADLVRAKGALTLAWIALQKSLGLGWQEPVRVQ comes from the coding sequence ATGCGCCACTTGCTACCTCCGATTATCACTATCGCCTTGCTAGCTGGATGCACGGCTGGGCCCGATTATGCAGGCCCCCCGGAAGTTGTGTCAGCAGACACGGGCGCTCGCTTTGTACGCGCTGGCAGTGACGTGAGCGCATCTGACCCGGCTGTCGCTCAATGGTGGCTGCTGCTCGGCGATACCGAGTTGACGCGGCTGGTGGAGGCTGCGCTGTCCGGCAATCCCACGCTCGCCGCAGCGCAGGCGCGCATTGCTCAGGCACGGGCATCCATCAGGCAAGACCGTGCGGGTCGAATGCCATCGCTTGGGGCACAGGCCACTACCGTGCAGGGCCGGCTTCCTGGTCTCGACCTTCAAGGCGGGGCGCCCCCCCCGTCAGAGCAAACCAATCCTGACGCAGAAACCGATGACTCGCTCAGCTTTTACAATGTGGGCCTTAACGCCAACTGGGAGCTGGAGTTTGCCGGTGGCTCGCGCAGGCGCATTGAAGCCAGCAATGCCCAAGCTGCTGCAACGGTGGCCAATGCAGAGGACGCAAAGGTCCAGTTGACTGCCCAAGTGGCCAGCACCTACGTCAATTTGCGGGAGGCCCAATTCCGCGCAGAGCAATTTGAGGCGCAGATTTCGTTGCAGGAAGAGATCCTGGCGCTGACATACCAACGCTATCAGCGCGGTGCATTGCCGCTTTTCCCGGTAGGCACCGCGAATGCCGAACTGGAGATGCTCAAGTCACAACTTGCCGAAGCTGAAGCGGATATCGCAGTCCTGTCTGATGCACTCGCTATACTGACCGGACAGGTGCCGGGATCAGTTGATGCAGCGCTCACGACTGCGCATTCCATTCCCATGCCGCCAGAGCAGGTCGCGATCGGCGATCCGGCAAGCCTGGTGGCGCGTCGGCCTGACATAAGGGCGGCCGAACGGTCTCTTGCCGCGTCGACGGCGCGGATCGGGGTGGCCGAGGCGGCGCGGTTCCCGAAATTGTCCTTCACGGGGATCCTGGGCCTCGGCGGATCCTCGTTGGACGACGTTGTCGATGTCGGCGATTTCTCCGCACTCGCGATCCCACGCCTCCAGTGGAATTTTCTGGATTTCGGCAGGGTAGACGCTGCGATCGACCAAGCCGGGGCGGCGCGCAACGAAGCAGTCGCCAATTACCAGCAGACGGTGCTTCTGGCACTGCAAGACGCCGAACGTGCCTTGGCTCGCTTCGGCCAGCAGCGTGTGGCGCTCGCTGCCAGTATGCAAATCAAGAAGCAGGCTGACGTCGCGGCGGACCTGAACCGCCAACGTTTTGCCGCAGGAGCGATCTCGAAGGCTGAGCTCAACCGGGCCCTGCGAGAACAGCAGCAGGCCTCAGCAGACCTCGTCCGGGCAAAAGGCGCCCTTACGCTGGCGTGGATTGCGCTGCAGAAGTCGCTGGGCCTTGGGTGGCAAGAGCCTGTTCGAGTTCAATAG
- a CDS encoding DHA2 family efflux MFS transporter permease subunit codes for MAGAAAAVSPPVEKADATAWIAVAAGALGAMLATLDISIVNSALPTIQGEIGATGTEGTWIATAFLVAEIIIIPLSAWLERLLGLRTLLIVAVSAFTAFSVLCGIATDLTTMIIGRTGQGFMGGALIPTAMTIVAKRLPPSQQPIGMALFGMTVVLGPVMGPLVGGWLTENLSWHYAFFVNVPVCALLLALLFIGLPHEKPDWVYLREADWAGIAGMILGLGGLTIVLEEGHREEWFDSTLIVQLTLMTVVGFALLTYGQLYARKPVLKLRLMLSRQFASVVVMALALGMVMYGSTYVIPQFLAIISDYNALQTGLVIFWMGVPAFLLMPVLPFMIRRIHIRIAVGAGMFIMALSCFVSINLTAESGGGVFTESQFLRGIGMILTMMFLNQATVASVAKEDAGDASGIFNAARNLGGSFALAGLASFQDQRLWHHSRRMEETLNANSPRLQEYLDTMTASLGNPQAALEMLSGIIQRDAFVMTYNDVFFAMGAITLVTVPLVLFLKPLPKNLSLSMH; via the coding sequence ATGGCAGGCGCCGCTGCAGCGGTTTCGCCGCCGGTCGAAAAGGCCGATGCTACGGCCTGGATCGCCGTAGCCGCCGGTGCGCTGGGGGCGATGCTGGCAACGCTTGACATCTCGATCGTCAATTCGGCGCTGCCGACGATCCAGGGGGAAATCGGCGCGACCGGAACCGAAGGCACCTGGATCGCGACAGCCTTCCTTGTTGCCGAGATCATCATCATCCCTCTGAGCGCGTGGCTGGAAAGACTGCTCGGCCTTCGCACGCTGCTCATCGTCGCGGTTTCTGCCTTCACGGCCTTTTCGGTGTTGTGCGGCATTGCCACCGATCTGACGACGATGATCATCGGTCGCACCGGTCAAGGGTTCATGGGCGGCGCGCTTATTCCAACCGCCATGACCATCGTCGCAAAGCGACTGCCTCCATCGCAACAGCCGATTGGCATGGCGCTCTTCGGAATGACCGTGGTTCTTGGGCCGGTAATGGGCCCGTTGGTGGGGGGCTGGCTTACCGAGAACCTGAGCTGGCACTACGCCTTCTTCGTCAACGTGCCCGTCTGCGCGTTGCTCCTTGCTTTACTATTCATCGGGTTACCCCATGAAAAGCCCGACTGGGTTTACCTGCGCGAGGCTGATTGGGCGGGAATAGCTGGTATGATCCTTGGGTTGGGTGGGCTGACCATCGTTCTGGAAGAAGGCCACCGTGAGGAGTGGTTCGATTCCACGCTGATCGTCCAGCTCACACTGATGACGGTCGTGGGTTTTGCACTTCTGACCTACGGACAGCTTTACGCGCGCAAACCCGTGCTCAAATTGCGCCTGATGCTCAGCAGGCAGTTTGCCAGCGTCGTGGTGATGGCACTGGCGCTTGGCATGGTCATGTATGGCTCGACCTACGTGATCCCGCAATTTCTCGCGATAATTTCCGATTATAATGCCTTGCAGACCGGACTTGTGATCTTCTGGATGGGCGTTCCGGCTTTCCTGTTGATGCCCGTTCTCCCGTTCATGATCCGCAGGATTCACATCCGCATTGCGGTCGGCGCGGGCATGTTCATCATGGCGCTAAGCTGTTTCGTCAGCATAAATCTGACAGCGGAATCGGGAGGTGGAGTGTTCACCGAAAGCCAGTTCCTGCGCGGCATCGGCATGATCCTCACGATGATGTTCCTCAACCAGGCGACGGTAGCTTCGGTTGCCAAGGAGGATGCCGGCGATGCTTCGGGCATCTTCAACGCGGCGCGAAACCTAGGGGGCTCTTTCGCGCTCGCCGGGCTTGCTTCGTTCCAGGACCAGCGCCTGTGGCATCATAGTCGGCGGATGGAAGAAACTCTCAACGCCAACAGCCCCCGGCTACAGGAATACCTGGACACCATGACGGCGTCGTTGGGCAATCCACAGGCCGCGCTGGAGATGCTTTCCGGCATCATTCAGCGCGATGCGTTCGTGATGACCTACAACGATGTCTTTTTCGCCATGGGCGCGATTACCCTGGTCACGGTGCCGCTGGTACTGTTCCTCAAGCCTCTCCCGAAGAACTTATCCCTTTCGATGCACTGA
- a CDS encoding efflux transporter outer membrane subunit has product MALLAGCMSGPDYAGPPQLATDAGNAFVRAGPEIDPLAPIAGDWWTLLGDPVLNELEARALAGNPGVAAARARIEQARASVRQERANRLPAVAAQATAVQANIPGLDIGSGPPPGSPGAPADTEEQDSLSVYNLGLNANWEIDFAGGQARRVEAINAQAAASVANAEDAKVQLAAEIARAYVSLREAQGRLELVQRERDLQQQILELTYQRYTQGALALFPVGNANAELELLKSQIAEAQADIDVFKDTLAVLTGEAPGALDGLLAAQAEIPLPPERVAVGDPAALIARRPDVRAAERMLAAANARIGVAEAARFPKISFMGILGLGGSEPDDILDPGNLSAIALPRLQWNLLDFGRTAASIDQAESARDEAEARYVEVVLGALRDAEQSLARFGQQRANVAALAQISRQADTAAELNEQRRAAGVISQGELNTSIRKREQARANLDRAIAAMTNGWIAIQKSLGLGWVELSRDNRTSVEPAPVDRKSVMKPEQS; this is encoded by the coding sequence ATGGCGCTCCTCGCGGGTTGCATGTCCGGTCCCGACTATGCCGGCCCCCCGCAACTTGCGACCGACGCAGGCAATGCGTTCGTACGGGCCGGCCCCGAAATCGATCCGTTGGCGCCGATTGCCGGCGACTGGTGGACGCTGCTCGGCGATCCGGTTCTCAATGAACTGGAGGCGCGTGCGCTGGCCGGCAATCCGGGCGTGGCCGCAGCGCGCGCTCGCATCGAACAGGCAAGGGCTTCTGTCCGCCAGGAGCGCGCCAACCGGCTACCCGCCGTGGCTGCGCAGGCGACTGCGGTCCAGGCGAATATCCCAGGGCTAGATATCGGCAGCGGCCCGCCCCCGGGATCGCCCGGCGCTCCTGCAGACACCGAAGAGCAGGACAGCCTCAGCGTCTACAACCTCGGGCTCAACGCAAACTGGGAGATCGATTTCGCTGGGGGGCAGGCACGGCGTGTCGAGGCCATTAACGCTCAGGCTGCGGCCTCGGTGGCGAACGCCGAGGATGCGAAAGTCCAGCTCGCCGCCGAAATCGCGCGGGCGTATGTGAGCCTGCGAGAAGCGCAAGGGCGGCTCGAGCTTGTCCAGCGAGAGCGCGACTTGCAGCAGCAAATTCTCGAATTGACCTATCAGCGCTATACACAGGGCGCTCTCGCGCTGTTCCCGGTCGGTAACGCGAACGCCGAGCTCGAACTGCTCAAGTCGCAGATCGCGGAAGCTCAAGCGGACATCGATGTATTCAAAGACACGCTCGCGGTGCTGACGGGCGAAGCGCCCGGCGCACTCGACGGGCTCCTGGCGGCTCAGGCCGAAATTCCGCTTCCCCCCGAACGGGTCGCGGTGGGCGATCCCGCAGCGCTAATAGCGCGGCGGCCGGATGTTCGAGCCGCCGAACGCATGCTGGCCGCGGCGAATGCGCGCATTGGCGTGGCAGAGGCTGCTCGCTTCCCCAAGATTTCCTTCATGGGGATTCTCGGTTTGGGCGGATCGGAGCCCGACGACATCCTGGACCCGGGCAACTTATCGGCAATCGCTTTGCCGCGGCTACAGTGGAACCTGCTTGATTTCGGCCGCACGGCAGCATCGATCGATCAGGCCGAGAGTGCGCGCGACGAGGCCGAAGCGCGTTATGTTGAAGTGGTCCTTGGCGCACTGCGCGACGCCGAACAATCGCTTGCCCGGTTCGGGCAACAAAGAGCCAACGTAGCCGCGCTGGCGCAGATCAGTCGACAGGCCGACACGGCTGCGGAGCTTAACGAGCAACGCCGCGCCGCGGGGGTAATCTCGCAAGGCGAACTCAACACTTCGATCCGCAAGCGCGAACAGGCCAGAGCAAATCTCGATCGGGCGATCGCCGCCATGACAAATGGCTGGATCGCGATCCAGAAGTCGCTTGGGTTGGGATGGGTCGAATTGTCTCGCGACAATCGCACGTCGGTTGAGCCTGCTCCGGTCGATCGAAAATCAGTTATGAAACCTGAACAGAGTTAG
- a CDS encoding HlyD family secretion protein, with the protein MADETAGASDEGARPTGLSSPRVRLGLLIAGILVLLAGSYWYYNHQTYGRFQQSTDNAYIAADSVIISPKIAGYVERVLVTENQTVASGDALVQLDVRDYRAQTNQVEAQIAASLAGADTVRAQQQEQDAAIAQARAQLAAASAQAGLAAEQVVRYRPLAASGAEPRERLDQLEAQAREAQAQVAAARAALTAAQRRQNTLSEQIDQANSQANAARAQLEAARLNLSSTTLQASISGRVGDLTVRPGQFVQPGQRLMSLVPTDRLYVTANFKETQLGLVRPGQPVTLEIDALPDLELLGRVESIAPGTGAEFSILPPQNATGNFTKIVQRVPVRISIQASPEILRLLVPGMSVVASVDTRAARDQLDSIRNAAGD; encoded by the coding sequence ATGGCGGACGAGACAGCAGGGGCTAGCGATGAAGGCGCACGTCCGACGGGGTTGTCCAGTCCGCGGGTCCGGCTGGGTCTGCTGATCGCCGGCATTCTGGTCCTGCTCGCCGGGAGCTACTGGTATTACAATCATCAGACGTACGGCAGATTCCAGCAGTCCACCGACAACGCTTATATTGCCGCCGACAGCGTCATCATCTCCCCCAAAATTGCGGGCTACGTCGAGCGCGTATTAGTGACGGAGAATCAAACGGTCGCGTCGGGCGATGCACTTGTCCAGCTGGACGTGCGAGATTATCGTGCCCAAACGAACCAGGTCGAAGCCCAGATCGCCGCGTCGCTCGCCGGAGCAGATACGGTACGCGCCCAGCAACAAGAGCAGGACGCGGCAATTGCCCAGGCCCGTGCACAGCTCGCAGCAGCATCTGCACAGGCTGGTCTCGCTGCTGAGCAGGTTGTCCGGTACCGCCCCCTTGCCGCTTCGGGAGCGGAGCCGCGCGAGAGGCTCGATCAGCTGGAGGCCCAGGCCAGAGAAGCGCAGGCTCAAGTCGCGGCAGCGCGCGCCGCGCTCACGGCGGCACAGCGCCGACAGAACACGCTTAGCGAGCAGATAGACCAGGCCAATTCGCAAGCCAACGCCGCTCGTGCGCAACTCGAGGCCGCCCGTCTGAACCTGTCATCGACCACGCTCCAGGCCAGTATTTCCGGGCGGGTGGGTGACCTCACGGTCCGACCTGGACAATTTGTCCAGCCTGGCCAACGCCTTATGAGCCTCGTACCGACCGACCGCCTCTACGTGACAGCAAATTTCAAGGAAACGCAGCTCGGACTTGTCCGCCCGGGGCAACCCGTCACCTTGGAAATCGACGCGCTGCCGGACCTCGAGCTATTAGGAAGAGTGGAAAGCATCGCCCCCGGGACCGGGGCAGAATTCTCAATCCTTCCGCCACAGAACGCGACGGGTAATTTCACCAAGATCGTTCAGCGCGTCCCGGTGCGCATATCCATTCAGGCTTCGCCCGAGATCCTGCGTCTGCTGGTGCCGGGCATGTCTGTTGTCGCGAGTGTCGATACGCGCGCCGCTAGAGACCAACTCGATTCGATCCGCAACGCGGCCGGAGACTGA
- a CDS encoding MarR family transcriptional regulator, translating to MDQISRAARKAFDDRAQPLSLNRTQWRVLAQLIRAPALNQTDIARRLEITSSSSGLEDMTPSRLSDRTRLAQVIAIFGRHGRGGITPVLGLGRSQTKTHSTRPDAPLVAIAPGDEPRSCSIADNRMEHAGRELSLHRPSAGRTNRWRRARWKLTQTSP from the coding sequence ATGGACCAGATCAGCCGCGCCGCGCGCAAGGCATTCGATGACCGAGCACAGCCGCTGAGCCTCAATCGTACGCAGTGGCGTGTGTTGGCGCAGCTCATCAGAGCTCCTGCCCTGAACCAGACGGACATCGCCAGGAGACTTGAAATCACATCCTCCAGCAGCGGCCTGGAAGACATGACGCCTTCGCGCTTGAGTGACCGGACGCGGCTTGCGCAAGTCATAGCAATATTCGGTCGCCACGGGCGGGGCGGCATCACGCCCGTGTTGGGACTAGGCCGATCTCAAACCAAAACACATTCGACGCGCCCGGATGCCCCGCTCGTGGCGATTGCGCCAGGGGACGAACCTCGGTCATGTTCTATAGCGGACAACCGAATGGAGCATGCGGGACGCGAACTTTCATTGCACCGGCCCTCTGCCGGACGAACAAACCGCTGGCGGCGTGCTAGATGGAAACTAACGCAAACTTCTCCCTAG
- a CDS encoding MlaD family protein: METNANFSLVAWIVGILMLTTIAFAMWLIDPRPNQETYQIKFDRSVEGLQSGSTVTLLGVPVGQVTSVRLAENEPENVVVVLTLDPSAAKVHGLEATISTDLITGEAALVLEGRRGREGIYTDKSGKKIIPAADETGLLGRDATATVETVANSIRALNEGLEPEKQRVITSDLVRLRVTTAALASDAEGWDERLASTKRRLLDLGQRVGGWGNNLRDADRRISGRSASAIAQLRLRQFREGVQNAENKLSQIRSGIPAVEDSLVEGETDLRELSRELAPLSEKIEDIQVEGITSNPPLPDYRPKRREAGTNIDDLK, encoded by the coding sequence ATGGAAACTAACGCAAACTTCTCCCTAGTGGCGTGGATCGTTGGCATTCTGATGCTTACGACCATCGCTTTCGCGATGTGGCTAATCGATCCCAGACCAAATCAGGAAACATATCAGATCAAGTTTGATCGCTCCGTGGAAGGCCTTCAGTCGGGATCGACTGTAACACTATTGGGAGTCCCTGTGGGACAGGTAACATCGGTCCGTCTGGCGGAAAATGAACCGGAAAACGTGGTCGTTGTTCTGACTCTCGATCCTTCTGCGGCGAAAGTCCACGGCCTTGAAGCGACAATCAGCACGGATCTGATAACTGGAGAGGCTGCGCTCGTGCTCGAGGGCCGACGGGGTCGTGAGGGCATTTACACCGACAAGTCAGGAAAAAAGATCATTCCCGCCGCGGACGAAACCGGACTATTGGGGAGGGATGCGACCGCCACTGTAGAGACCGTGGCAAATAGCATTCGCGCTCTGAACGAAGGACTGGAGCCAGAAAAGCAACGGGTGATCACCTCCGATCTTGTCCGGCTTCGAGTCACGACGGCCGCACTCGCATCGGACGCCGAAGGTTGGGACGAACGATTGGCCTCAACAAAAAGAAGATTGTTAGACTTAGGGCAAAGGGTTGGTGGATGGGGAAATAATCTTCGAGATGCAGATCGGCGGATCTCAGGGCGGAGCGCTTCTGCTATCGCGCAACTACGCCTTCGCCAATTCAGGGAGGGGGTGCAGAACGCTGAAAACAAACTTTCCCAGATAAGGAGTGGCATTCCGGCGGTCGAAGATTCTTTGGTTGAAGGTGAAACGGACCTTCGCGAACTTAGTCGCGAACTTGCTCCTCTCAGTGAAAAAATCGAAGATATTCAGGTTGAGGGAATTACATCAAATCCTCCCCTCCCAGACTATCGGCCAAAAAGAAGAGAAGCTGGAACGAATATCGATGATTTAAAGTAA